DNA sequence from the Cohnella herbarum genome:
GTCGCTCTTGTTGTTCGAGAGGCATGCTTAGCGTTACAACCGTCCCCTCTCCCGGCCGGCTTTGAATCGTCACCCCGTGCGAATCGCCGAAATGCAGCCGAATCCGGTCGTGAACGTTCTTAATCCCGATGCTCTGCTCGTTATCTAAAGATTGTTGCCAATTTAACGCCCCTTGAATTTCGATTAGCTTGTCCGGCTCCATGCCCAGCCCGTCATCCCGGATCTCGATCGTCAGTTCAGAGCCCGAACCGCTGCCGCTAATCGCGATCATACCCTGTCCGCGTTTCTTCTCCAGACCGTGCTGGATCGCGTTCTCTACGATCGGCTGAAGGATCAGCTTCGGAATGCGCAGCGCCATCCATTCGGAAGGAATCTCGATTCGATAGCCGATCTTATCCTTGAACCGGCTTCTCTGGATTTCCAGATAACTCGCTACGAATTCGAGCTCGTCCGCGAGCGTGACGACGCCGGACTGCCAATTTAGGCTTTTACGTAAAATTTTCGATAAGTTAAGAACCATGTCCGACGCTTCTTGATGGTCGTCCGTCGGAAGCTGTAGAAGCTTCATTCGGATGGAATCCAGCGTATTGAACAGGAAATGGGGATGAATCTGACTCTGCAGGGCGTACAGCTCCGCTTCGCGTTTCTTGATGTTAATGTCCTTGATCTTGACCTGGGCCAGATAGTTTTCTTGAATCATCCTCTCCAGCCCCTCGACCATCCGATTAAAGCTGCGCGTCATGATTCCGATCTCGTCACGGTAGCCCTTATCCTCGATCGTCGAGAATTCGCCGTTCCTCAGGCTTTTCATTTTGCCTACCAACGTCTTGATACCGTTCGTGATCCGATCCAGGAAAAATAGGAATAACACGCACGACAGGACGGCCATGACGGCCATCGCGGCGATTCCGATCGTCCGTACCCGTTTCTCTTCCCTCAGAAGATGGTCGATCGGAATGAGCGAGTAGACTTTCCAGCCGGTCAGATTAATATCCGACTCGATCGTTTCGAAGAGCACCTTGTAGGTTTGGTCGGTTTTGACCTCCGCCGCTCCATGCCGCTGGCCGCTCGTCTGCACATAGAACGGTTCTTCGGAGATCGAAGTTCCGACCCGATCGCGATCGTTGGAAGACACCACCCGTCCCTGATCGTCCGCGATGAGAATCCGATTGTTCACGGGATCGCTTTCTTTCATCAGAGCATACAGTAACGTCTCCGGCAATCGGACGACCGCGACTCCGTAGATTTCGCCGCTATACTCGCGGATCGATCTAGACAAGTACAATCTTCCGTTTTCCAGTCCCCACGCGATTCCCATACCCACTTCTATTGCGCTTGAATACGCCTTTCCGCTTCGGATCCGTTCGTCCGCATAGGCATAGATTCCGAGTCCCGGCAACAGCGTTTCGTTTAGAAAATAGATGTTAAGCGAGACTAGTCCGTCCGGGATAGTCAGATTATTTGTAATCGGTTTCAAATAGTTGTTGTAAGCATCGATGCTATCCCGGTTATCCGCGTAGGAACGCTGCGGGTTCAAATAGCTTCTCAAATAGGAATCGAACGCGAACCTGTCCAGAATTTCCGTTTGGCGATCGAGCAGTTCTTTCAGATTCAGTTGAACCTGCTTGACGGATTCTTGGGACAGCTCGGTCGTCTGACGGACGACCAGATTCCCGTAAACTTGCAGGATCACCTGCCCGATGACGAGAAAAGGGACGGTAATCGTGAAGCAATAGAGGAGAATTAGTTTCGACTTCATGCTCATTCCGGCAATACTTCGCGGCCACTTCATAGATGCGTTCACCAACCCTGAGCGAAACTTGTGTTCCATAAGTATAGCTTACAATCCCCTGCGCGGGTACGCGAAAAGGAGCATCGCAAAATGCTCCTTTTCCCTTGCGGGATTAGCCTTGTTTAAATGCCTTCAACTGCTGCTTCATCTCTTCGTATTTTTTGTCGTAGAAGTCGACGATCTCTTGAATGCCCATACCGTCCAAATCCTTCAGGAACTTTTCTTTGGCGGCGGCAAAATCTTCCGGCGTTTTCGAATACACGATTTTCGCAATGTTATTGTCCAGGTACGCGTTAAGGGACTGTTCCTTGATCGCCAATTCGCTGTTGGCTTCCGGAGCGATCGAATCGATCAGCGCCGTGTTGGCCGTGCGGTGCTCGCGCGTCTCGTACTGCTGTACCGGATACTTCAAACCGTAATCCTTCATGAATTGCTTCTCGCCTTCGGTATAATCCTTCTCCCAACGCTCCGGCGAATTGTCGGTATACCGCGTTTTCCAACCTTGCGGGCTGACGTAGCCGCCGTTCAGAATGAAGTTCGGCGCCACGTAGGTCGAGCCTCTCTTCTTCGCCTCGTCCGGGTCGACCGGCTGGTTCGGATCCCGCTCCTTCATAACCGGCACTCCGTTTACCTTATCCCAATGCTGTCCCTCGAGGCCGTTCCAGAACAGCTCGGAACCTTCGTAGGAAGCGACGAAATTAAGCAACTGCAGCACTCTCTCGATATTCTTTCCGTTCTTCGGCACGGACCAATACATGCCGTTGCCTGCCGGGAAGGAGAATTCGTAGAACGTATAGTCCTTCTTCGAATCGAGCAGCGTCGGAACGAAGCCTTTCTCGGGATCCTTCTTGCTCAGGATTACGCTGTTCGGCCAACCGATCTGCCAACTGGCCAAGCCGACGTGGTACCGAAGGGCTTTGCCTTTGTCTTGCACTTGCTGGAACTTCATCGTCGCGGACTCCGGATCGAGCAACCCTTTGATATAAGCTTTATTATAGAACTCCATCGACTTCCAGAAGGAATTATCCGGGGCGTTAAGCCTTGGAGCGACCTTATCGTTCTCGATATCCAGGTAGATAAAGCTCTTGCTTCCCCAGTAGCCGTCATAATGAGACTTGTCCCAGTCCAAGTACGCCCAGCCTTGCGGATCTGCGAACGGTATGCCGAACGTATAGGTCTTCTGGCCGTCCGCGTTCTTCGGCTCGAGCTTCTGCGCTTCCTCGCCGAATTTCAGCAGATCGTCGAGCGACTCCAGCTTCGGGCTGCCCATCTTTTTGTACAGATCATAACGGTATTGGAAGACGGCGTCCATTCCGTTCGGGAAAAAGTTAATGTAGTTCACGTTGCCGGGCAAGAAGTACGTGGCGTCGCGCCCGTTGGACATCATCAGCTTGCTGAGCGCCATGGCGTCCGGGATATTCTTGGCGATCTCCGGCGCGTTCTGGGCCACGAGCTCGTCCAGCGGAATGATCAAGTCGTTTTCCAATAGCATCTTGTTCGTATCGCTGTCGCTGTTCACGATTAGATCCGGCAAATTGTTGCTGGCGATCAGAGCGCTTAGCTTCTGCTTAGCGTCTCCGGATCCCATGTAAGGCGACCAGTCGATCTTGATGCCCGTGCGTTTCTCCAGCTCGTTCATGACCGGATTGTCCAAGATTTCGGAAGGCGTCACGATCTGCTGGCTGTGAAATACCTTTAAGGTAACCGGCGTCAGATCCGGCTCCTTGCCGACCCCCTCCTGCGTGCTCTTCGCGCTCTCGGAAGCCGTCGGCGTCCCGGAATTCGCTGCTTCTTTTTTCTCTCCGGAACAACCCATCATTAAACTGAAACTTAAAGCGAATACGAGGCCTGACGCAATTCCTTTCGATCCTCTGACCATGTGATGTCCTCCCTAGAATGATAGTTCTATGCTATTACGGCGAGGCGTTCGCCACAACCCCAATAGTCGCTTTCGTCAGCCTTTAACGGCTCCTAACATGATGCCTTTCACGAAATACTTCTGCAGAAACGGATAAACGAGGAAAATCGGCGCAATGACGAGAACGGTAATGCCCATGCGCAGCGATTGCGGCGTAACCGAGATCGCGCTCTCCATCGTCGATAGCGCCGCGGCATCCCTCAGGTTATAAGATTGGCTCTGGATATAATTCAGCAGCAGCAATTGCAGTGTCATCCATTTGGAATTGGTTACATAATAGAGATTGTCCACCCAGCTGTTCCATTGCCCGACCGCGCTGAAGATCGCCACCGTAGCTAGAATGGGTTTGGATAGGGGCAGCACGATTTTACGGAAAATCGTAAAGACGCCCGCCCCCTCGAGCATCGCCGCTTCCTCCAAGGCGATCGGGAGCTGCTCGAAGTACGTTTTGATCAAAACGAGAAAAAACGCGTTAACGATGCCCGGCAGCACGTATACCCAATACGTATCGAGCAGATGCAGCTCGGACATCAGAATGTAGTTCGGAATCAGACCTACGCTGATGTACATCGTGAAAATGACGCCGAAGTACATCGTTCTCCTGAACGGAAGCTGCTTCTTAGTCAATCCGTAGGCCAGCATCGAGGAGCCGGCCAGCGTTAGGAACGTGCCGACGACCGCTCTGGATAAGGACACGAAGAAAGGTCCGATCAGATCGTTCTTCGTGAAGATCTGCTCGTAATTGACCCAAGTGAAGCCTTTCGGGAGCAAGAACGCGGGCGCGGACAAAATTCGCGCGGGCACCGACACCGAATTGATCAGAATGTAATAAAAAGGGTAGCTCGTCAACAGCACGAGTACGGAGAGGAACACAATGTTGCCTACGTCGAATCCCTTCTGCGAAATGGCTCTTAACAAGTGACCACGCCTCCTTTCCGGTAAGGGGTCATAGAATCGATCTGCCCGTCGCCAGCCTGCTGACGTAGTTGGCCAACACCAGCAGAGCGATGCTGACAATCGATCTGGCAACCCCGATCGCGGTCGCATAGGAGAAATTGAGCGATTGCAAACCGTTAAAATAAACATAGGTATCGATGATTTCGAGATGGTCCTTGACCATCGGGTTCATGAACGTAAAGATCTGTTCGAACCCGGCTCCGGAGAGCAGATTGCCGATGCCCAGCACGAAGAGCACGACGAACGTCGGCATCATGCCCGGCAGGGAGATATGCCACGCTTCCCGCAACCGTCCCGCCCCGTCGACCCGGGCCGCTTCGTACAGCTCCTGGTCGATGCCGGACAACGCGGCGAGATAGATAATCGCTCCCCATCCGACGCCCTTCCATAGACCGACCAGCGTCTGGAATACCCATGCGGCACTCGAATTGGCCAGTATATCCGTCGGGTGCCCGATCCAGCCCAGCTTCAGGAGCATGCTGTTCAACAGCCCGTCGTCCACCGAGAAGAAGCTGAAGAAGACGTAGTAGACGATGATCCAGGAGATGAAGTTCGGAAAGGAAGACAACGTCTGTACGAACTTCCGGAACGGAAGCGATTTCACTTCGTTTAACAATAAAGCCAAGATCATCGGAGCCGGTGCGATGACCAGCCCCAGGAAGCTGAGTACGAGCGTATTGCGCAGCGCCCGAAGGAACGTCTCGTCGGTGGCCATGCGGATAAAGTGTTTCCAACCGACGGGATCGTGAGCCAATAAGCTCTTGCCGGGAAAGTAGTCGAAGAACACGATCGCCCATCCCAGCAAAGGAACGTAGTTGAACAAGATGACCAAAGCGAAGAAAGGGATCGTCATCGCTAACAAAGACGCTTTTAAACGTCTGTTCGCGGCTTTGGCGGCTGGTTTTGGTTGGCGGGTCGCCTTCGCGACCGTCTGAGCGCTCATTCGTTACTCCGCTCCGTGCCTGTACGTGCGCCAGCCCTTATACTTGCCGAAAGCTTCTTCGACCGACTCGGCAACGGTGGACATCGTGGACGCGACATGATGCTCGAATCCGCTTTCGCACAAATAACGGAGCAGCTTCTGGAACCGCGGCACTTGGATGACGCCGTACCCGCCGAACGTCTTCAACGGATCTTTCGTGAAGGCCGCTTCGCCGACATAGGAGATGATTTCTCCGTTCACGTCGTCCGTCGCGATTCCGCAGTACGTGAACGCGCTCGGCTTAATTCGCCCTTGAATCGTGCCAAGCGTTCTTTCCTTGCCGACGGTGCCCGATAGAATCTCGTGATAGTCCATGCGGATCTCCTCGAACATTTCCTTAGGCAGGTTGCTGCAGTGGAATACGACGCCCTTGTCCGGATTGTCCCCGTAATTGTTGTTCCAGTCCAACAGCGCGCTTGGCTTGCCGGATGCTTGCTGCAAAGCGTACATCGACACGAGTCCGGTAATGTCGACCTCGCAAGCGCTCGGAATGAGCTGGCTGCTCAGCATGCTCATGATCGTGCAAGGCACGATGCCGAAATATTCCTCCATCGAAGTCCAGCATTGGATGGCCGTTCCGGCCAGCTCGTTCTCCGCCATCCACTCTTCGATGACGACTCCGAGCGTCGCCATTCGCACTAGATTGTCCTGCGGAAAGCCTTTCGTGTTCACGTAAGCCGCGATTTCCTCCAGCTTGCGCTTGACGGCCGCGTCAGACTCCTTCTTCTTGCCTGCCCGGCCGAACACTTCGGACAAGTCGAGCGTCTCGATGCTGATTCCCGAACGCTCCAATAGCTTCTCACTGTAACGAACCGTGTTAAAGGATGCCGGACGCGCGCCGATCGATCCCAATCGAGCGTTCTTAAGCGACGACACGACACGGCATGTGCCTGCGAATTTCCTCAAGTCGTTCCGGAAGCTCTCGCTGTCGGGATTGACCGTATGTTTCTCGGTCAACGTGAATGGAATGCCGTACTGCCTCAGGTTGTTGCATACCGACATTTTGCCGCAGAAGCTGTCTCGGCGGTGCTGGATGCCCATCGCTTGAATGTCGTCGTCGAACGCATGGACGAGAACGGGAACGTTCAACTCCGCGAATCTTAACGTGTTGGCTACGCCCTTCTCTTCTCCGAAATTCGGCAAGGAGACGAGAATGCCGTCTATACGGTCCCGGTTGGCCTTGAATAGCTCGGCACATTTATGCGCTTCGTCTAAGGTCATGACCGCGCCGTATTCCGTCGCCGACTCTTCCAGTATGACGGCCTCCAGCCCTTCCTCCGCCAGAATGCGGACAATTTCCGCCCGGCCGGATTGGCTGAGATGCCCGGGGAAAAATCCCCTGTTGCCGATGATGACGCCTAGCGTCGTTTTCCGTCGTGCCCGTTGTTGGATCATGTGTGCAGCCCTCCATATGTTGTCTTGTTCGTTCGGCAATCCGCCGGCCCGTGCCAGATACCTTCGTCTCCGTTCCATGCCCAGCCTTCAAGATCTTGGGGAACGGAAAGTCTCTCCCATCCGCGTTCGACTCTGCTCCATACGTCGTCCCAGGCGGCGATGCCCGCCGTCGCTTCCGCCGCTTCCACGCTGAACGCGCCCACGGCGACAGCCGCAGTCATCGTCCGTTCCAGCGACAGGCCTCGGCGCATGCCGTACAGGTACCCCGCGATCGTGCTGTCTCCCGCTCCGGTCGTGCCTACGAGATTCGCTTTGAAACAAGGCGCCCACAGCTCCCGCTCCCGCGAGCGGGCGTACAAACCGGAGCTGCCGATTTTCAATACGACCGTGCCGCACCCGAACGCCAGCAGCCGCTCCGCCAAATTGCGGATCGTCGCAATCGGCGTTCTCTCGCACAGCTCCGCCTTGCCGAACGTTCGTAGCAGATCTTCGTAGGCCGGTTGATCCGTCATGAGAAGCGCTTCTTCCAGACTCGGCATGAACAGATCCACGTGAGGCAGCGCCTTCTCCAGAATACGGACCCAATCCAGTCCGTAGGCGACGGTACCGGCGCCCGGCAGCGCCATATCCAAAGAGGTGGAAATGCCCATGCCCTTAATTCGGCTCAGCATCCGCTCCAGCCGAACGCCTCCATCATCGATCATCCGCTTCATGAGCGGCGGATAACCGAAGTGAAAGTGTTCGATGCCCTCTAATGCTCCATATGGAACATCCTCATCAGTGAACGTATCGTTCGCGCCCGGACAGTGAAGGAAAATCCGATCCGTCCCGGGCGGACTGATCACAAGTGTGTACGAGCTGACCTCTTGGTTCGCCCGGATCAGCCCGGAAGCGAGCCCCTGATCGATCCGCTCCAGCGTACTTACCGTCATCTCGCCGAAGACGTCGTCGCCGACCTTGCCGATCAGCTTGACGTTCGCGCCCAATCGATGCAACGCCACTCCGGTGTTGGATACCGCGCCTCCCGTCGCGATCGCGGCGGCGCCTACCTCGACGAGGTTCCCCGGCGTTAAGAGCGAACCGATTGCGGCCGTCGCGGCATGCGGAAATTCCGGGATGATATCTACCGCGATATGCCCGCATATCGCAATGCTCGGTTCCTGCGTCTCCGCTGCGGCTTTCGTTGCCATATTGACCGCCTCCTCCATGCGGATAATGCTAATTGCTCATGTATAAGGCTATCCCTTCACGTAACGGCGCCAATACTCGACCGATTCCTTGTGATCTTGAACGATAGAGAATTCCGAAGACCACGCCTCGCGGTGATAGATTTCGAACACCAATTCCGCTTCCTTGGCGCCCGATTGCTCCAAGGCTTCAATGACCTTCTCCGCATGAATGATGCCGATCTCGTTATAAGCTTTCGTGAACGGCCAATGCCTGCTGTGACCGGCTTCCGTCTGCTGGATGTGCACGATTGGAGATACGCTGCCGAGCTCTCGAATCCAGCGGTAAGGATCCCTGTCATCCGGATGCGGAGCATGGCCCGGATCGAGACAGAGCCTAAACGGCAATCCTGCCCCGTCGTTCAGCCTCGCTAGCAATTCCTTCGTCTCCTCGACCGTGTTCGCGTATTCGCGGGGAATCGACATCGGCTCGAAAATCATGCAATCCATGCCAAGCTCGCGGCAGTGCCAGCTGAGCTCCTGCCAATGCTTGATCCCCTCCAAGGTAATCTCTTCGCGCCTTGCCGGGTCATCGTAGTCGTTAAACGTCAGGATGCCGGGATGCCCGCCCGTCATCTTGGCGCCCATGCGCGCGGAGATGTCGGCGAACTTCTTGAACCAAGCGAGCCACACCTTGCGCTGCTCCGGATCGGGATGCATGAAATGGTTGACCCGGGTGAACGAGCTCAAGAACGTGCTCGTAATGTTTAGACCGTATTTCTGCGTGTTCTCCAAGATCTCTTCGACTTGTCGCTCAATGATCTCGTCGGGGAGGAAGACGTTTAAGATATCCGCGACGAATTGCACGTATTTCAATCCCAGCTCTTCCGCCACGATTCTCGTCCATACGTGCGGCTCCGGGTATTTGTTGTTAGCGAATCCCAAGTTGATGCCCAATTTTAGATCCACAGCCATTTATGCCATTGCCTCCAATCGAATGACGTTCCATGAAGCTTTCGGCAAGCTCACGGCAAGCTGCCCGTCTTGCGCTTGCACCTCCGGCCCCCGTCGGGGCCGTACAGGCTCCTCGTCGCGGGTGTTCTTGGCTTGCAGGTCGTCGTGGGCCAGCACGAGATGTTCGACGACGCGAACTTGTCCCAGGCTGCGAAGATCGCAATCGAGCAGAAGGGCGCTCTCCAAGTGACGGTTGACGGCGAACACCGTGATCTCCTTCGTCTCCGGACGATAAACGGCAACCGCCTCCAAGTAAGGCACGTCCGTATAGTCCGCGCTATCGTACTTAGGCGACAAGACGATCGGCTGCATCACGATGCCCCTGCCGTAAACCGACGCGTGAAGGAACGGGTAGAAAATCGTCTGCTTCCACGACTTGCCTCCGGTATCCGTCATGATCGGCGCGATCACGTTAACCAGTTGGGCCAAGCAGGCGATTTTCACCCGATCGGCGTGCTTCAGCAGCGTAATCAGCATGCTCCCCACGACCAAAGCGTCTTCGAACGTATACCGATCCTCCACGAGCGGCGGAGCGACGGACCACGGCACGATCGCCTTGTCGCTTTCCAGCGTATGGAACCAGACGTTCCATTCGTCGAAGCTCAGATTGATCGTTTTCTTGCTGCGTTTCTTGGCTTTCATATAATCGCAGGTCGAAATCACGCTTCGGATAAAACGATCCATGTCCAGCGCGGAAGCGAGGAAGTTCGCCGTATCCCGCTTCGGATTCCCGTAATATTGGTGCAAGGAGATATAATCGACGGCGTCGTACGTATGTTCCAGCGTCGTCGCTTCCCATTGCGGAAACGTAGGCATCGCCGAATGAGAGCTGCCGCAAGCGACCAATTCGATGCCCGGGTCGACCAGCCTCATCGCTTTCGCCGTTTCGACCGCGATTCTGCCGTACTCCTCGGCGGTTTTATAACCGACCTGCCACTCGCCGTCCATCTCGTTTCCGAGACACCAGGTTTTGATTCGATGCGGCTCCTTGTAACCGTGCGACTTGCGCAGATCGCTCCAATAAGAGCCTTCCGAATGATTGCAATACTCGATCAGGTTGCAGGCGTCTTCTATTCCCCGCGTCCCCAGATTGACCGCCATCATCGCTTCCGCGCCTACTTGGCGGCACCATTGCATGAACTCGTTCGTCCCGATCTCGTTCGGTTCCGTCGTTCGCCACGCGAGATCCAGCCTTGCCGGACGCCGGTCCCTCGGACCGACCCCGTCCTCCCATTTATAGCCCGAGACGAAGTTGCCGCCCGGGTAGCGGATGATCGGAACCTGAAGCTCCCTAACTAGATCCGCCACGTCTTGCCGGAATCCGCGGTCATCCGCCTGCGGATGGTTCGGCTCGTAAATGCCTCCGTATACGGCTCTTCCGATATGCTCGACGAAAGATCCGTAGATGCGGGGATCCACCGTCGCCACGGCAAATTCCCGATCGATCGTCATCTTCGCTTTCAGCTCGCCAGTCATGCTTCGTATCCTCTCCCTTGTGTCTGACCGGTTCTCTATTTTCATCATAGGGAGATTCGTATCGGAATACATTTCACGGATTCTAGGTTTCTATTGCATGGATTTCATGTCGTGTAGAAAAGAACAAAATCACCCTAACGGGTGACTCCGTTTGCTAAACTTTTTCTATCTACGCTATTTCTGGCTGCCTGAGTAAACTGCACATACCTGCATAACCCAATAGCGAATTGAATGCAAGGCTATAACTTACGAAACTGAAATTTGAGCGACAGATTAACCCTTGTGCGTTATCGCATAACCCCGCTGGCAACGATTAATGGCACAGTCAGAGGAGGGGGCAGGTCCTGGGGCAGGTTCCTCCCTGTCGAAGTGAGCGCCCTGATTTGCCGATAATCCAACGAAATTGGAT
Encoded proteins:
- a CDS encoding sensor histidine kinase, giving the protein MKWPRSIAGMSMKSKLILLYCFTITVPFLVIGQVILQVYGNLVVRQTTELSQESVKQVQLNLKELLDRQTEILDRFAFDSYLRSYLNPQRSYADNRDSIDAYNNYLKPITNNLTIPDGLVSLNIYFLNETLLPGLGIYAYADERIRSGKAYSSAIEVGMGIAWGLENGRLYLSRSIREYSGEIYGVAVVRLPETLLYALMKESDPVNNRILIADDQGRVVSSNDRDRVGTSISEEPFYVQTSGQRHGAAEVKTDQTYKVLFETIESDINLTGWKVYSLIPIDHLLREEKRVRTIGIAAMAVMAVLSCVLFLFFLDRITNGIKTLVGKMKSLRNGEFSTIEDKGYRDEIGIMTRSFNRMVEGLERMIQENYLAQVKIKDINIKKREAELYALQSQIHPHFLFNTLDSIRMKLLQLPTDDHQEASDMVLNLSKILRKSLNWQSGVVTLADELEFVASYLEIQRSRFKDKIGYRIEIPSEWMALRIPKLILQPIVENAIQHGLEKKRGQGMIAISGSGSGSELTIEIRDDGLGMEPDKLIEIQGALNWQQSLDNEQSIGIKNVHDRIRLHFGDSHGVTIQSRPGEGTVVTLSMPLEQQERLETGDSNVEGHDRR
- a CDS encoding extracellular solute-binding protein yields the protein MVRGSKGIASGLVFALSFSLMMGCSGEKKEAANSGTPTASESAKSTQEGVGKEPDLTPVTLKVFHSQQIVTPSEILDNPVMNELEKRTGIKIDWSPYMGSGDAKQKLSALIASNNLPDLIVNSDSDTNKMLLENDLIIPLDELVAQNAPEIAKNIPDAMALSKLMMSNGRDATYFLPGNVNYINFFPNGMDAVFQYRYDLYKKMGSPKLESLDDLLKFGEEAQKLEPKNADGQKTYTFGIPFADPQGWAYLDWDKSHYDGYWGSKSFIYLDIENDKVAPRLNAPDNSFWKSMEFYNKAYIKGLLDPESATMKFQQVQDKGKALRYHVGLASWQIGWPNSVILSKKDPEKGFVPTLLDSKKDYTFYEFSFPAGNGMYWSVPKNGKNIERVLQLLNFVASYEGSELFWNGLEGQHWDKVNGVPVMKERDPNQPVDPDEAKKRGSTYVAPNFILNGGYVSPQGWKTRYTDNSPERWEKDYTEGEKQFMKDYGLKYPVQQYETREHRTANTALIDSIAPEANSELAIKEQSLNAYLDNNIAKIVYSKTPEDFAAAKEKFLKDLDGMGIQEIVDFYDKKYEEMKQQLKAFKQG
- a CDS encoding carbohydrate ABC transporter permease, with the protein product MLRAISQKGFDVGNIVFLSVLVLLTSYPFYYILINSVSVPARILSAPAFLLPKGFTWVNYEQIFTKNDLIGPFFVSLSRAVVGTFLTLAGSSMLAYGLTKKQLPFRRTMYFGVIFTMYISVGLIPNYILMSELHLLDTYWVYVLPGIVNAFFLVLIKTYFEQLPIALEEAAMLEGAGVFTIFRKIVLPLSKPILATVAIFSAVGQWNSWVDNLYYVTNSKWMTLQLLLLNYIQSQSYNLRDAAALSTMESAISVTPQSLRMGITVLVIAPIFLVYPFLQKYFVKGIMLGAVKG
- a CDS encoding ABC transporter permease translates to MSAQTVAKATRQPKPAAKAANRRLKASLLAMTIPFFALVILFNYVPLLGWAIVFFDYFPGKSLLAHDPVGWKHFIRMATDETFLRALRNTLVLSFLGLVIAPAPMILALLLNEVKSLPFRKFVQTLSSFPNFISWIIVYYVFFSFFSVDDGLLNSMLLKLGWIGHPTDILANSSAAWVFQTLVGLWKGVGWGAIIYLAALSGIDQELYEAARVDGAGRLREAWHISLPGMMPTFVVLFVLGIGNLLSGAGFEQIFTFMNPMVKDHLEIIDTYVYFNGLQSLNFSYATAIGVARSIVSIALLVLANYVSRLATGRSIL
- a CDS encoding L-fucose/L-arabinose isomerase family protein — translated: MIQQRARRKTTLGVIIGNRGFFPGHLSQSGRAEIVRILAEEGLEAVILEESATEYGAVMTLDEAHKCAELFKANRDRIDGILVSLPNFGEEKGVANTLRFAELNVPVLVHAFDDDIQAMGIQHRRDSFCGKMSVCNNLRQYGIPFTLTEKHTVNPDSESFRNDLRKFAGTCRVVSSLKNARLGSIGARPASFNTVRYSEKLLERSGISIETLDLSEVFGRAGKKKESDAAVKRKLEEIAAYVNTKGFPQDNLVRMATLGVVIEEWMAENELAGTAIQCWTSMEEYFGIVPCTIMSMLSSQLIPSACEVDITGLVSMYALQQASGKPSALLDWNNNYGDNPDKGVVFHCSNLPKEMFEEIRMDYHEILSGTVGKERTLGTIQGRIKPSAFTYCGIATDDVNGEIISYVGEAAFTKDPLKTFGGYGVIQVPRFQKLLRYLCESGFEHHVASTMSTVAESVEEAFGKYKGWRTYRHGAE
- a CDS encoding carbohydrate kinase family protein, with product MATKAAAETQEPSIAICGHIAVDIIPEFPHAATAAIGSLLTPGNLVEVGAAAIATGGAVSNTGVALHRLGANVKLIGKVGDDVFGEMTVSTLERIDQGLASGLIRANQEVSSYTLVISPPGTDRIFLHCPGANDTFTDEDVPYGALEGIEHFHFGYPPLMKRMIDDGGVRLERMLSRIKGMGISTSLDMALPGAGTVAYGLDWVRILEKALPHVDLFMPSLEEALLMTDQPAYEDLLRTFGKAELCERTPIATIRNLAERLLAFGCGTVVLKIGSSGLYARSRERELWAPCFKANLVGTTGAGDSTIAGYLYGMRRGLSLERTMTAAVAVGAFSVEAAEATAGIAAWDDVWSRVERGWERLSVPQDLEGWAWNGDEGIWHGPADCRTNKTTYGGLHT
- a CDS encoding sugar phosphate isomerase/epimerase family protein; this encodes MAVDLKLGINLGFANNKYPEPHVWTRIVAEELGLKYVQFVADILNVFLPDEIIERQVEEILENTQKYGLNITSTFLSSFTRVNHFMHPDPEQRKVWLAWFKKFADISARMGAKMTGGHPGILTFNDYDDPARREEITLEGIKHWQELSWHCRELGMDCMIFEPMSIPREYANTVEETKELLARLNDGAGLPFRLCLDPGHAPHPDDRDPYRWIRELGSVSPIVHIQQTEAGHSRHWPFTKAYNEIGIIHAEKVIEALEQSGAKEAELVFEIYHREAWSSEFSIVQDHKESVEYWRRYVKG
- the arfA gene encoding arabinosylfuranosidase ArfA, with protein sequence MTGELKAKMTIDREFAVATVDPRIYGSFVEHIGRAVYGGIYEPNHPQADDRGFRQDVADLVRELQVPIIRYPGGNFVSGYKWEDGVGPRDRRPARLDLAWRTTEPNEIGTNEFMQWCRQVGAEAMMAVNLGTRGIEDACNLIEYCNHSEGSYWSDLRKSHGYKEPHRIKTWCLGNEMDGEWQVGYKTAEEYGRIAVETAKAMRLVDPGIELVACGSSHSAMPTFPQWEATTLEHTYDAVDYISLHQYYGNPKRDTANFLASALDMDRFIRSVISTCDYMKAKKRSKKTINLSFDEWNVWFHTLESDKAIVPWSVAPPLVEDRYTFEDALVVGSMLITLLKHADRVKIACLAQLVNVIAPIMTDTGGKSWKQTIFYPFLHASVYGRGIVMQPIVLSPKYDSADYTDVPYLEAVAVYRPETKEITVFAVNRHLESALLLDCDLRSLGQVRVVEHLVLAHDDLQAKNTRDEEPVRPRRGPEVQAQDGQLAVSLPKASWNVIRLEAMA